The DNA window CGTTCGAGGAATAACGAGATCTTTTATCCTCggaccacagacaaggtgattGGTATGGCTTTGTCATTGGAAAAAGAGCTccgaaatatttttgagttgcaACGATTGTCTATCCCCTCCACCATTAGTGGCTCTTGGATTCCCCCTCAGTGGTacctttaagattaattgtgatgctagctATCCTGGCAATGGTGCTCAagttggttttgcttgtgttagCAGAGATTAGAAGGGAAGGTGGCAATGAGGCTATTTGGGAATAATTGAGAGTCGTAGCATTTTGCAAGGAGagttgtttgctatttggagaggctTTCTTTTAGTATGGGACTCGAGACATTATATGTGAGACAGTGGAGGCTTTTACTATTGTCAATAATTGACAGGATTGCTCTAGGTTTATTGATCATTTGGTATTCAAAATCCGAGatattatgtattgaaaatGGCGTGTTAATCTCCGGTTGATCTTGAAAGATGCAAATACAGTAGCAGACATCATGACAAAGATTGCAATGAGGACCCTTTCTCCCCAAGTGGAACTTCTATTGCCTTGAAAGGAGTTTGAGAGTAGTATTCAGCGGGACTACCTTTCTTAAGcagttttttgtttatttttttttttagttgttggtttttttctcttttaagcCACCAAAAAattaagtcaccaaaaaataaaGAGTGTACATTGAAAAGGAAATAGTATTTTAGCATCTTACAGAGAGAGAAAAGTGACGTTTTCTCTTGAAATAAAATAGACCGGTCAATAATAaccaacataaatatttttgcCATCATAGTTAGGGAGTCTAGAAGAGATGCATCCATAAACGTGAATATGTGTATGCTGTTGTGCTTCAATTCTGCAAATCAAATGCTGAATAGTGTAATTTACATATAAAGTAaacattcttttttttctctttcctagGTGAAAGTAAACATTTATTATCATGAATCATCCCCACTTCATAGTCAACTACTCGTATCTTCATGTGTACCAATCTCTTGCAAGTAATGCTCTGCATCCAGTGCTGCCATACATCCTGCACCAACAATATTTCCATTAGCATCTGGGAAAAAAAGCTTTGCATATAGATCTTATTCTAATTGATTATGATTTATTGTTGATACATCTGATAATGATAAACAATAAAGATCACATTGGGTTTGGCAAAATTTCTAACATAGAAAGTTAATTGCAAAACAGAACAGTTTTaagttttcaatttatttatttcttaaaaaCTTCTATCATGATTCCTGAGTGACCCTAACAAGTTTCCAGGTACTTGTTAGCCAAACACATTCATTTTGAATTACTTTAAGCTCCTAAAATTTGAACgcaaatataaaaacaatggTGATTCCAAAATCTTATAGTGCATCCCCTGCAAATGTGTGTATATAAGCACATCAATATGCACTCAAGGGTTTACAAGTTTTATCATAACCAAAGGCCATTGGCAGGTCATCTTTGACAATTTTGTTTTGGTACAAAAAGATTAGATCAAAAGTCAAAACTCCCATAACCTATCATTGATGAATTTTAACGGGTCATAATACTACAGCCAAACCAACTCTCACTGAATGCATTCTATACCAAATCTTAATAACAGCAACAGAATAAATCAGAGTAATATAAGCAAAGACAGCtaacattaaaataaatttaaaaaaaaaaaaaacatatgaaCAGACATACATGAATGATTGAAAAAGGGCAGCCCGATGCACAGGCATCTCGCGTTAACGCAGGGTCCGGGGAAGGGCTACACCTAAAGGGTATAATGTACGCAGCCTAATCTGATGAGCATTAAATCTACATACCAGCATATGGGCTTGGAGAAATTGAAAAGTAACCTATATCTACTAGTAAATGgtataagaataagaatgaaggaagaagaaaatgcAGGCATACAGCCTTAGTCAGAGATTTATGGTATTATAATTGTCTAACATGTCAGAACGGGGAACAAACATGTACTAGTAAATAGGAAACTGCCTGCCCCAAGAGCAGTCCTTGAAGGACAGAAGACAGATACCAAAACATCCAGGGCAGCACAGGTTCATGGATCATGgatactttattttcttttgtttatgtcATTTGATATTACTTCTTTACATTATGGAAAATCCCTTAACATCTCATTTCCTTGTATTTTCATCTCTTGTATGAACatctattattaaaaaaaggaGGTCAGAGCCAAGCATCCGAATCATTATCCATTTTGAGCTTCAATTGTTAGAAACATTTTCCTTTATATGGATAGGAATCGgattcagcctctaaatcaagGTATGACTTGCAAATAGACATAACTTTGAAAACACAAGAACTTCCTTTTCCATGATTTTTAAGTTCTGAGAGAACTCTATTTTATCTTAAGAAAGTTGATGACTCTATCTCTTACAATTACAGCTAAAATGGCAGCAGTAAAGGATGATCAAAATTGTTCAAAACAAAGTATATGAATGGATACCCTAAAAAAATGAGGAAACTTCGCTTCAAAACCTTACCTATTAAATCAATTTATCACATGAATTTATAATGATCATAAAACACCTTGCATAGCTCAGAATCTAAAATCACTGTGAAACCTGTTTAGTAAAATCCAATCCATTTCAACATGGCTTTCAAAACACTAAATTTAAAACCAGGGCATTATTCACGTGAAGCTACAATAATCACAAAACCTGGTCAAAACAATCAAATCCAGTTAGTTCCATTTCAAAGAACATAGCCAGAAAAACAAGGAATTACCGGTTCCAGCGGCTGTAACGGCTTGCCTATACTTCTTGTCCTGGACATCGCCGGCCGCAAACACACCCTTAACACTGGTCATTGTAGTCCCTGGCTTGGTCACAATGTAACCATCAGGATCCAGCTCAAGCTGGCCATTCAAGAACTTTGTTGCAGGCTCATGCCCAATTGCAAAGAACAAcccattcaccttcaaatcaaACACATCATCGTTCACTACATTCTTCACCTTGATTCCGCCAAGAACCCTGCCACCACTTTTTTCATCACCATAGGCACCAACCACCTCTGAATTCCACAAAACCtcaattttagggtttttcaaAACCCTACCCTGCATGATCTTAGAAGCTCTAAAATTGTCCCTTCTATGGATTATATACACTTTGGAACCAAATTTGGTGAGGAAATTAGCTTCCTCCATGGCTGAATCGCCGCCGCCAATAACCGCCAGCGGCCGGTTCCGGAATATTGGCGCCGCTCCATCGCAGACCGCGCACGCTGATATCCCGCGGTTCCAGAATCCGCCAGGACCATCGCCAGCGCCGTCGAAGGACAGCCGCCTCGCGACGGCGCCGGTGGCGACAATGACGGCGTCAGCTAGAACGGTTCTGGAATCGGTGAAAATCCTAAACGGACGCTTTGAGAAATCAACCTTGGAAACCGTCTCAGTGATGATCTCAGCGCCGAATCGGAGAGACTGCCGGCGGCAGCGGTCCATGAGGTCAGAGCCGGAGACACCATCCGGAAATCCGGGAAAGTTCTCGACGTCGGTAGTTGTTGTGAGCTGGCCGCCGGGAGCGACGCCATTGGCCATCCATCCTTCGAAGAGAACAGGCCGGAGCTCAGCTCGCGCGGCGTAGATTGCGGCGGTGTGCGCCGCCGGGCCACTTCCGATGATGCAGAGCTTCCTTCTCTGGTCGTCGTCGGTTGAAGAGTCGACGGGGAAGGAAGAAGTGGAGGAAGGAGAATcggaggtggtggtggtagtgTAAGTGGAGGAAGTGTCGGCGGAGGAGGAAGTGGAGGATGAGGCTCCGGCGGCGGAAACAGCGGCGGACGAGGCGAGCCCGATACCGATGAGGTTGCGGGCTTTAGTAAAGAGCTTGTTTGGGCAGAACCTCATTTTTTGGCCCTGTTAGATTGCGGCCGTTTCTTTTTGGCGAATCGCGTTTCGTTTTGaggtttcttttcctttcctttttttagGTATTATTCTcttattagttattagtatCGATTGTATTTTAggtgctgcttcttcttcaatgaaGGTTttgagaagaagatgaagcagcAAAACAAGAATACGCATTGTGAAGGGAAGGAATGTGCTTAGCTTGTTCGTTCTAGTTCAGCATCATCTCATGCTTAGGGAAACAATACAAGCATCACTCGTGTTAACACACAATTCAATCTAGATGCTAATTCAAAActttatgcatgcatgcatggttGTTACTTAGAATATGGAAGAACGAAGAACATTACTTCTCTAATTTACAGTGGTTTTTTAAGAGAATAACAAGTACAATAGCAATTCAAGAATTCGCCAGAGAATTCAAAGCTCGCCaccaaaaaatataacaaaataaatcaaagacaCCAAgagattgattattttttaagtttaattactctgttagtTCTTATAATTtcgtgaaatttttaattaaattcttatgttttttttctttttaattgagtctttataataaatttttttttaattaagttctttttagtagtaattgacttaattgtataggaacccaact is part of the Arachis duranensis cultivar V14167 chromosome 1, aradu.V14167.gnm2.J7QH, whole genome shotgun sequence genome and encodes:
- the LOC127744843 gene encoding thioredoxin reductase NTRB → MRFCPNKLFTKARNLIGIGLASSAAVSAAGASSSTSSSADTSSTYTTTTTSDSPSSTSSFPVDSSTDDDQRRKLCIIGSGPAAHTAAIYAARAELRPVLFEGWMANGVAPGGQLTTTTDVENFPGFPDGVSGSDLMDRCRRQSLRFGAEIITETVSKVDFSKRPFRIFTDSRTVLADAVIVATGAVARRLSFDGAGDGPGGFWNRGISACAVCDGAAPIFRNRPLAVIGGGDSAMEEANFLTKFGSKVYIIHRRDNFRASKIMQGRVLKNPKIEVLWNSEVVGAYGDEKSGGRVLGGIKVKNVVNDDVFDLKVNGLFFAIGHEPATKFLNGQLELDPDGYIVTKPGTTMTSVKGVFAAGDVQDKKYRQAVTAAGTGCMAALDAEHYLQEIGTHEDTSS